The following coding sequences lie in one Mercenaria mercenaria strain notata chromosome 5, MADL_Memer_1, whole genome shotgun sequence genomic window:
- the LOC123558117 gene encoding uncharacterized protein LOC123558117 isoform X2 has translation MKLGKVMDSQKTVRCTMEEEPEAKRKSKRHVTIAVAALVALLIVGAISLVAVYLGGKIATDTIQEASYVFHTKDGQAIEETITVTDTEEDIGLKDGTRIVYDFSKGFMTMKITEDGEDTCYITPFERKHVHAPSAEDFSSMLQENVSISEQMDYYVDKSSNVNPSVLSQRSLGMCAGSNVYWMSTTIKGGKTGRQRRGCKRVCKAYCKCCPRDCGVKCSIKCSF, from the exons ATGAAGCTTGGAAAAGTGATGGACAGCCAGAAAACCGTACGCTGTACCATGGAGGAG GAGCCAGAAGCAAAGCGAAAATCCAAAAGACATGTAACAATCGCCGTCGCAGCTCTTGTGGCACTTCTTATTGTTGGTGCCATCTCGCTTGTTGCTGTCTACCTTGGAGGTAAAATTGCCACGGATACCATTCAG GAGGCATCTTACGTGTTTCATACAAAAGATGGACAAGCGATAGAGGAAACGATAACAGTGACAGACACAGAAGAAGATATTGGGCTAAAAGACGGCACGCGTATCGTGTATGATTTCAGTAAG GGATTTATGACCATGAAGATCACTGAAGACGGAGAAGATACCTGTTATATAACACCGTTTGAGAGAAAACATGTACATGCACCATCGGCCGAGGATTTCAGCTCAATG CTCCAAGAAAATGTCAGCATCTCCGAACAAATGGATTATTATGTTGATAAATCTAGCAACGTAAATCCTTCTGTGTTGTCTCAAAGATCACTCGGAATGTGTGCCGGAAGCAATGTCTATTGGATGTCGACAACAATTAAAG GAGGCAAAACAGGGAGACAGAGGCGAGGCTGCAAGAGAGTTTGTAAGGCCTACTGTAAATGCTGCCCACGAGACTGTGGTGTAAAATGTAGCATCAAGTGTTCTTTTTAA